In Haliaeetus albicilla chromosome 18, bHalAlb1.1, whole genome shotgun sequence, the DNA window CACGCTCGCTTATGGCCCGGCCTGcctgaggcaggcaggcagcggcGCAGGCAGAGCCCGTGGGAAGGCGTCGGGCAGGGACGCGCAGATGTGCAGTCCTAAAAATACCCGTACGAAAACCACCACCTGAAGGTCCCCGAGCAGCCGCCCCGGCACGGCAGCTCCGCAGCAGCCCCGGTGGTGAAGCAGCGGCCGCCACCGGATTTCAGGCACAGTTGTCACCCGTGCTCGGCAGCTTGGCGGTCACGCAGGCAGCCGGGGGAACGCCTGGGCCGCAGCCTCGCCAGCCGGTGACCAGCACGGGCACCAGCATCCCGCCTTTCCTCGAGAGGTGGCGGGCGCTGCGTGTCACGAAAAGAGGCTCCCGCTAGGAAGTTTCGAGCTGACTCAGCACGAAAGGCCAGTGCAGGCGCGGGAGCTGCCGGGAGCAGCCGCCGGGTACGACAACATCCTCTCCCCTCTGGctccccgcggccgccggcTTCGAGGGATTTGCTCTGGGCTGGTCCGGGTCTCCCCGTCTGGCCGGGCAAGGGGCAGCCCCCCGGCACAGCCGGGCAGGATGCGGGCACCCACCGTCACGGCCGGCTCCTGCCACCGCGCACTCGGTGCAGCAATGCAAGCACCGAACGCCAATCCCGTGGTGACACCGTCTACGTCacacaaagggaagaaataaagaaagaggAACTGAGCGAAGAGGAAAATTTCATTTGCCCACAGGTTCGCACACACGAACACCCGAAAACGAGGAGGAGGggtggagagaaaaaataaaagagagaggaaagggggaagCGAGCGGGCGGCCGGGCCATGGCCCTACCAGGGCCGGAGGAGCCGGGCAGCGGGCAGGCAGCGGGCAGGCAGCACCGAGCGCCCTGCCAGGCCTctgccccgcgccgccccctccccgcccgggGCTGCTGCTCTTCTGGCTCCCCGCGGTGGTgggggacagacagacacacacgcATTTTTGGgggtacaaaaaaaaaaaaagaaaatcaaacttTTGGCAGGTGCCAGCTAGCCcgttccccccccgcccccagccccccggggCGAACTCTGCTGCTGCCCGCGGGAGGgcagcgccgggccgggccgggccgggccggggggctgcgggcaCTGACCCCGCAGCGGGtcgggaggggggggtgtccccccggCTCTCCGGCCCCCAGCAGCCCCGgcgtgtgtgggggggggtgtctcgcCCCGGGGGTCTCCGCTGCCGGGCGCGACGGGAccggccctgggggggggaagcggaCGACGACCCCCCCCACCGGCggtgacaccccctcccccGGGGCGGCCCCGCAGCGGGGATCGGGCCGGGGCCCCGCGCTGCCCTTCAGCCGCCCGGCGCGGCGCTCAAGGACACGGCGGCGccgcgggggccgggccgggccgggccgcgccgcccgccaCCCCCGCCCgccgagcggggccgggccgggccgggccgggagcggaggagcggggcggggggggcagcggcgaggcgggcccggcccggcgggtGGCGGCCCGGCCGCTGCCATGTTTTCCTGCTCGGCGTTgcgccccccggcccggcccggcccggcccggctcggctcggccccgccgcagcccccgccgccgcgaCGCCCCCGGGCCGGGACGCGGACAAGCGGACAGACGGACACAAACGGACACACATCGGGGCGGGGGTgtcggcggggggggggggaggtgcgGGCCGCCCGCCGGGCTCCGCGGGCCGAACCCAGCcgagccgaacggagccgaacggagccgagcGTTGCCGAACCGAGCCGAGTCCTCCCGAGCCGAGGCGGAGGGGAAGGctcggggcggcgggggagggggggggggaagagtcGGCGGGAGTCGGGGGCTGCCCGCCCCGTCCCGGGGGTCCGCGGGGGCCACGCCGTGTccgcgccgccgcggggccgTTACCTGGGCCGGTGCGGGCCCGGCGCGCCGTGCCGAGCCGtgccgagccgccgccgccgctgcgcTGCCCGGCGAGGCCTCCTCCCGCAGCGCCGCCGCCTCCACTGCAGCACCGAtccgcgccgcccgccgcccgcccgccgcgcggTCCTAGCGCCCGCCGGGCCGCGCCGAGCGCAGTCCAGAGCGGGCCCGGGACGGGACGGGATGAAACGGCCGCGGGGGCAGCGTCGGGGTCGGGCTGTgccggggggggtgtgtgtgtgtgtgtcactgGGATGGGCCAGgcccgtgccgtgccgtgccgtgccaaGCCAGAGCGAGCCGAGCCAAGCGTCGTCAAGGGCTGCGTGCCGCGTCGAGCCAAGCTGGGCTGGCCTGGGCCGAGCCGAGCCAAGCCAGGCTGGGTGACGCAGTGCCAAGCCGAGCCGAGCCAGGCTGGGTCGAGCCAACGCTGGCCACGCGGCACCGTGCCAGGCCAGGCCAAGGCGTGCCAACCCACGCTGGACCAGGCCAAGCCAAGCCAAACTGAGCTGTGCCATGTCGTGCTGGGctgaggaaggggggggggtgcgcCAAGCTGAGCCAGGCCCGGCAGTCCCGCGCAGTGCCGGGCCAAAGCCACCCAGAGCCGGGCTGAGCCCGGCATCGCTGAACCGTGCTGGGGAGGTCTGAGCAGTGCCAGCCCAATGCCGAGTGGTGCCGTGCCCGGCCGAGGAGCGCCAGGCCGTGCCATGCCAAGCTGTGCCATGCAGTGCCAGACTGTGCAGCACCGAGCCATGTGTGCCAAGCTGAGCCGGGCCGGACAACGGCACGCTATAAAGACTGCTGCCGAGCCAAGTGGTGTCATGCCGTATCGGGCTGTGCAGGGCCGTGTCAACTGGAGCAGTGCCATGCCAAGCAGTGCCACACACTGCCATATGGGGTCAAGCCACACAGTACTATGCAGTGCCAAGCCAAGCAGGGCCATGCAGCGCAGTGCCATGCAGCGCAGTGTTGAGCTGTGCCATGCAGGGCTAAGCCACGTTGAGCCGTGCAGAGCCAAATTCTGCAGTGTAGCACCATGCGGTGCAGGTCTGAGCCATGCTGAGCCGTGCCATGTGGTGTGGCATCTACCTGTGCTGCACACTGTCACGCTGAGCTGTGCCGTGCCAAGCCATGCCGTGCTGAGCTGTGCCCGCAGTTGAGAACCATGCCGAGCTGTGCAGCGCCATGCCAAAGCAAGCCACATTGGGCACTGGTGAGCTGTGCCATGCAGCACCGAGTGGAGTTGTGCAGTGCCAAGTCACGCCCTGCTGTGCCAAGCCACGCCAGCTGTGTGCCGCAGTGCTCAGCTGAGAGCCATGTGGTGCTGAGGCACGTGCCTTGCAGTGCTgagccgtgccgtgccgtgccgtgggGACCTGCCCTGTGGTTTGCACTGTGCATCCTGCAGTGCTCAGCCACGGGGACTGCCCCACAGTGCTCCACGGCAGGGACCCTCGCTGCACCCTCCCACGGTGACCCCCCAGGGCTGGTCCCACATCCCTCTTCCCAGCCTGGGGTACCCCCTGGCCCCATCCCTTGCTCCAGCCCTTCTCCCCACGCTCATGCCAGCCGTGTCCCCCCAGTCCCCTGGTGCCAGCAAGCCCTGACCCGCAGGAGGCACCGCTGGGCACTGCCAGGATGTCTCTGGGAGCTTCTGCTCGCTGGCACCCCTGCCCTGTGCTCCAGGATCCCATACCAGCcccatgctggggggggggctggatgGAGACCCCACTGTTTCTCTCCCAGCCAGAGGCTGCTGGAGGGATGCCAGGGCTGAGCGGGGACCGGAGCATCCTCGGGCACCTTCCCCTGCGAGGCGTTTGCAAGGCAGTTCCTTGAGAGGCTCAAAGCCTGATGATGGACACGGACGCATCACGAAGGCTTGGAAAGCAGATGATGGATCAAAGGACTTGGCAGTTAGGATGTCTTTGAGTCTTGTGATTTGTAAACACACCTGTGGTTTCCTCGGGGCTGATACAGGTTTCTGTGGCACTGGTGGTGccgtgggtgctggggagggactgGAGACCTGGGCACTGCTGGGACCAACCCATTGGCTGGCAGCAGTCGTGGAGGGGAGGCGGGCTCTACTCTGTGCCAGTGGGGAAGCACCCGGAGGTCGGGACTACAAGGAGCATTGGAGACCCCAGAAGAGCTGTGCGCCAGTGTTGCGCTGGAGAAGGGGGGACCTGGGGGGCCATGGAGAGCTGGAGGGGGGTTGCTGGGTCCCCCCAGCCGCAATGGGCACCCAGGGATGCTCACGTTGCCACCCCCGACACTGCACGCACTGGGCACGGGCTGCACCGCCAAAGCCTGTGCTTGACCAGGGCCGCACGCCAAAGCTGGCACCAGTGGGTGCTGAGGACAGAGTCACCCCAGAGGGGGCCAGCCTGCCCCAGGGAGCATCACAGCATGGCCCGGATGAGTGCCCAGGGTCCCAGGCTGGCATCCACAGCCCCCAGCATGGGCACGGAGGGGCTCAGCAGCACCCAGCCATGTTTTGGCAGCCCCACTCCTGCCCCCGGCCGTGCTGTGCTGCCGTGTTGTGGTGTGCCGGGCGGCAGCCCTGAGAGGAACCTTTCAAGGCAGGGGCCCCGGCTTGCCTTCAGTGCTGGAAGGCGCCTAGTGCACATGGGGGCACTGTAAAATAAGAcattaattaataataataattaatgtTGCATTCCCCTGACTTAATAGACCGTCTTCTTCACTGCTGCAGGGGAAGGCTgctcccgccctccctccctcccgctccccctccctcccgctccCATGGGTCTCTTGCAGGAGACCTTCAGTGGGTGCCGGTGTTCCAGGCTGGAAAAGGGCAGGTGCCCGCCAGCCCAGAGCCACGGCAAAGGCCGACGGGCTGCCTGCTTCTGCTGGTACCTCCCTGTGCACAGCCAGAGGCAGCGCCCGcggtgcctgcagcagcagaccCCGCATGTGCATTTGAGCCAGCATCTGCTCGCTCGCTGGGCTTGACCCCACCAAACcatgcagggctggcagcagcaccGGCCGCCGATGGCTGCGTCTGCGATGGCACAGCCCTGGCGCTGCATTGGGAATCGCCCTGCGATGCTTCCAAAGCAAGGCTTCGGTGCAGCGAGCAGTGGCGTGTCATTGCCCAAGCACGTGAGATGAGGGATCTGCCCCAGCTCCCTGTTGTGCCGACACAGCTGGGCCTGGCAGCGGCATGGCGTGTGGGATCCCCGGGGCGAGCAGCCCCTACTCGCTGGCATGGTGAGCCCAGCTGGCTGAGCCTTGGCTCCAGGGGTGTGCCAGGACTTTTTATCATCGGCTGATTAAACCCCAGCACCCCGGCTGCCCCCGATGCCGGGATGCAGGTGAAGAGCCTTGCTGCACTCCCGGCGAATGCTGCTGCAGTTCGGCCCCAGCAAAACCCATTTCTCCAGTTGCTTAATATGCCCCAGGCTGCCCTGCTATCCCGTGGTGATCTTCCTGGAGCAGCAAGTACCGTGGTGATGGCAGCTGCTGTCACACCCTCTCGGCAGGTCTCCTCCGGCATGCCGCCATGTAGAGCCGCAGAGCCCTCGTTCCCCCAGACGGAGTAGCCGCGTCCCAGTGCCCCGAGCCACCGTGCGCCCTGGTGCAGCGCAAGACggctctccccagctgcaccGCGCCAGCTGCTATTTCGGGATGCTGGCACCGGCGGCAGAGCTGCGGTAACTGCATGCCTGCAGCTGAACTCAGGCAGGCTGACCCCGGCCGTGCCCCCCTGCATCCCATCCTTGAGCCGCCTGTGGCCCCACTGTTCCCCCCGGCTATGGCAcgggctgtgccagggctggcagagctTTCCCAGCTGGCTCTCGGGGCGTTGGTGATGCCGGCTTTAGCAGCCTGCTTGGGTTTGTTGCAGCTGCCGCACATGTGCTCCTGCTCCCGGGGAACCTGCCACGCTgcaggaatttttttccatatccCAAAGCCCCAGCCTAATTGCAGTGCTGCTTGGCACAGCCGCCCTCGCGCCCTGGCCACAGCCATGCTGGCACACTGGCACACCCATGGGTCCCCGCACCTTGTGCCACAGCACTTCAGGTGACTGTGCCTGCGGCGCCGGCTGGcagccagcctggcagcagcccGGGCACGCACCGCTTCCATGCTCAAACAGGCAGCGTTGCCTACGGCACAGAGCACGGGCAGCTCAGCCACAGAGCCCTGCCACAGTGCCAGTGCAACAGGTTGAGCTGTGGGTAGGTGCATCATTGCACAGGGGATAGCTGCTGGCAGGAATGGCTCTGTGTAGGTATACCTGCATGTAGGAATAGCTGCATGTAGGTATGGCTCCATGCCGGTATAGCATCACATAGGTATGGCTCCACGTGTATCTGCACATAAGTAGAGCTTGATGCATAGGCACATCTGCAAGTGAGTATGTCTGCCCATAGGTATATCTATATGTAGGTATGGCTGCACATAGGTATATCTGCACCTCTGTAGAGCTTGATATAGGTATATGTGCAAGTAGGTATAGCTGCACCTAGGTATATGTATACACAGGCATGGCTCTATGTAGGAATATCTGCATGTAGGTATAGCTGGAGGTACATATATCTGCACATGGGTGCATGTGGGTATGCCTGCAGGTGGGTATGGCTGTGGGTGGGTTCACAGCAGCACCCGGGAGTGGTGAGGGTCCAGCACTGCTCCCTCCCGCTGGAGCAGCCCACGGCCCTGGCTCGGCATCCGGGTGCTGCCCCACGGGGATGCCTGGCCGGGGACATCCCTGGGCGAAGTCCCGGCACAgtcctgctccccagggagcagccGCAGGGACCGACAGGGGATGGGcatggcagagctggggtgggaagCACCGCGTGTGGGGCGGTGTGTGGCACCGTCTGCACCGCGGCACTGGCTCTCCTGCACCCGCTGCCCAGGCAGAGCCGTCCCGCCACGTTTCAATGACAGCATCAGGGCAGCTTCATTTAAATGATCACTTAACAACCTGCTCGGGTTTGTATTTTTGACTTCTTTCCTTGAAGAACAACTGCCCAGTGACCAGCTGGGGCTCCTTAAACCTGCTGCTAGGTCAGGCTTTGTGCTGGGCCAGGCTTTGCACTGAGCCTGGCTTTTCCTCTGGCTGAGCAGAGGCCGTGGTGCTGCTTATGCCGGTGTTTATTGCTAGAAACACGCCGGAGCTgtgctcctggctggggcagagggaagggatgggCAGGTTTCTCCTGCAAGACCATTATCCATACTTTCCCTGTGGTTCCTGCCATGGTGGGTGCACAGCTGGGGGAGCCCGGGCATCTGGGCTGCAGGTGATGCAGGGTCACTCCCCCGGCCGGCTGTCTGGCAGGGGTGTTGGGATGCTTCTCATCACGGCGCTTCCTGCGCCTCTCCTCTCGCCTGTCAGGAGGTTTCGTCCTTGTGTCTGCTCTTGCTGACAGCTTTCGGGATGGAAAACATTACTGTCTCCAAAAACaggaccttttttttcccccttttgcttTGAAACCcccactgaaaaggaaaagttgaTAGGAAGAGCATTTGCTGCATCCTGCCTCCACTTCCCATTCACTGGCGAGGGGCACGGGGTGGGTAGGGCTGTAAGGTGGGCTCCCACATGAGCCATGCCAGCAGCACCCCAAGTGTCCCCACTGTGTTGTCCCCCAGTGCTCCTGGTGTTGTCCCTTCCATTGTCCCCTTTGCTCCTGACATTATCCCCCATTGCTCCCGGCATAATCCCCCACATTATCCCCATTGCTCCCCCACATTATCCCCATTGCTTCTGGCACTATTCCCCCCATTGTCCCCATTGCTCCCAGTATCACTCCCCACATTACCCTGCCGTGCCGGGGAACGGTTTGCACCTCCATCAAGAGCCCCACGTTGGACTCCACCACGGCAATGCCTGCCATGCCAGCCAGGTGCCGTGTGCCGGTGCCACATGCCGATGCTCCTCTCTGGCAGGGCATCACCAAACCAGCCCTGCCACTGTTTCGGTATTTGCCGATCCTTGCTCTCAGCGATGGGAAAGCTCTGGTGACAAGCACCCGAGTGTGCCACCTCTCGTGGCAGGGCCGCGGCGCGCACATCCTGTTATCACTGCTCCGGCGCCGCGCCCGGCAGGAGGAAGCCGACGACCACCGCTGGGAAGAAGGAAACGGCCGGGGCTGAGCGTGGGGCACCGGGGACGGGCAGCTCCCACTCACCGAGGGACCGGCCGGCTCTCAACTGCCAGCACAGACTGAACCCAGGCaccttccccagggctgctcgGTCACCAAAAAGCAGCGGGTTCATCGGTGGGGAGTAAGGTGGTTTTAGTGCCAGGGCAGCCGGCGGTGGTGCTTACCGGAGGGGAAGCGGTGGTTGTCAGTGGGAGAGGGAGGCTGGATGGTGGCGCTGGCTGGGGGTGGCTGAGTTAAGTGAGGAGCTGTGAAAGCTGGACAGAATATTGATCAGGGATGCTGGAAACTCAAGGGATGGCTCTGGACAGCAGCAAGGGGGACAGTAAAGGGAATTTAAGCATATGGGGAATGAGCGAAATCCTGGCAAAGATGCAGGACCATCCCTGGGTAATGCCGCTGGCAGGGGAGACGCAGCCGGTGAGCTCTTCTGCTCTGGCGAGGGGCTGGTGGCAGGCTCAGCGGGGGACGAGGTAGAGGATGGCTACAGGTCGTCCATCTTCCCCTGCCAGGTCTTGGTGTCTCCACGCTCCAACGTGGCCATCCTGTTCTGTGGTCCTTGCCACTGGGGGAGCTGGCAACTCCTGTTCCCTCCACGCTTTGCATCTCCAGGGAGTTTCTGCAAACCCCGAAGACCCTTCGAATACCCAGGGAGCCCTGCGGCTGGGGCAGCTGGCCTGGGCTGCGTCCCTTGCCGTGCCGAGAAGTGCCCGCGTCCCTTGGAGCCACTTGGCTGCTGGCATTGGGCCTTTCCAGCCGGCTTGCCATTTCCCACGGCAGGCTGCGGTGCCCGGCATGGTCCCTGCTGCCCCTCTCCgtgggggctcagccggcagcCGCGGCCATGCCGGGGAGCGCAGTGTGCCGCTTGCCCGCTTGCCCActgtcctgccctgccagctcctCTGGCAGCTGATCCTCCACCGGCAGCTTCGTTTTGGCTAATAGGTGCAATTATCCCTGGCTTAAATCTCTGCGTGACAGGGAGGtcagggcagctggaggagggcaGCAGCTCCCGGCAAGGCGTTTCTGACCGGCTGTAAATCTCCTGTCCCACGGATGGTGCAGCACCAGGCACCAGCCGGGCTCTGaccctctgcctgctcctctgcttGCTGGGCTTGTTAGGGCTGGAAGCATTGCTTGCTGGACTCAGCGTCCTCCTGCCACTGTGCAGGGCACCGGCCGCCCATCCTGCAGCCCTTGGCAGAggtgggggtccctggggtcccCCCTGCGCCAAGCAGCCGCCCACCCCCGGCAGCTCGGCCTCATCACCGAGAGGAGACGCAGCAGCGTGTCCCGGTGACGGTTGCCAACTTGGAAGGCAGCTCCCTCTGGGGGCTTGGGCGTGGGGATCGGATTAATTAATCTTGCCAAGAGGGCAGGCGCCAAATTAAGCCGGTGACACACGGTCAGCCAGTTAGTCAGCACTGCCGcggagggagcagcagctgatCCTGCCTCGGTGCGGGGGGAACCTGCGTCACGCGCCGGGCAGCGGCATGGCATGCCAGGCTGGCGCACAGTGTGCCGGGCTGGCGTGCGGCCttgccggggtgggggggatctCTCTCACGGGCACCTTTGTCAGTCCCCGGGGATGTGGGGCGTGAGGAGCACAGCACACCGCCCCGGCAGCGCTCACCGCAGGCTCCGGTGGGCTGCGTGGGGGTGATGCAAcgggggcagcagcagcggtgCCGATGGGAAGGCATCCCCTGGGaagaggcagagctgctgcaatgGGGCCCCACATTTGCCCCCCACtccctggcaatgccaccagcccggcccggccacCGCTGTGCTCGGGGTGGCTCCTGTCACTGCCTGTGCCCCACAGGTCCCCCCGCCTCTGCAGTGGGGGGTATTTGCTCTGTTCCAGAGTCCCTCTGTCCGGGTCCGAGCACCCTCAGACTAAGCAAATCCCAAGAGCCGCACTCTGGGGTTGGGGCCCACCCCACGGCTCTGGCCCCACGGCAGATGTGGGGATGCAGGCGTGATGCAGCATGGCTTGAGGGACCCCCGTGCTCTCAGCACTCGCGTTGCTGAGCAGGGCCGGCACGCTGTGCCATGTCCCGGTGCCATTCCCGGCGTGCAGCTCCCACAGCGCTGCTCCCACcgctgcagcctggggagggagagcagccGCCGGCCGGTCCTTCCCGCTCCCCCCGCCACCGCTGTCTTCCCGCCTGACCTTGTTTTCAGGACCGATGGCTCCTCATTATGTAATTGCCGCTGAATTTCCACACAAGCCTGCAGAAATGGCCGATGGTCCCGGCATCCCAAAGCATGGCAGGGGGTGGCCAGGATGGACCCCGCGTGCCCCAGCCCCTTGCCTGGACGTCCCTAACCcgatgttgtgcctgtgggagaaggatgcTGGAAGGGGCTCAGAGATGTCCCACGAGGCTGCAGTGGGGCCATGTCCCCTGCGCCTTGTCCTGGAGTGCCACCGGGGCTTGTGCCACCCCCCGGCATGCCACAGTCCCTGTCGGGGCAGGGCAGCAGGTGAGGGGCACGGGGAGCCGGGGtgcaggggctgctggggctgtgggagCACTGGTAGCACTGGGGAGGGACTGGTAGCCCCCCGCGGAGCCCCAGGGCAGGCACCGTGCCGGGGGTCCCCGGCACCCGCAGCCGCACCCTCCGCGCCCTGCCCCGGCGTGGTGTTTGCCTACCGATAACCGCGCTTGGCgctccccttcctcttccataAATCATGGGTGGGTGTGCgggacagggaggaggaggagggcaggggaggaaaggCACGGGTCACACCAACAGCTTGTAGCGGAGCGGAGGAATCAGTTCCCTGGTGATGGATGGAGCCAGGGCAGCcgatgcagcccagggtggCCGTTAAATGGTGCAAACGAggagcagccccggccccggggtcAGGCACTGACATGGAGGCCCCCGACCCTGCGTGGGGGGAGGCCGGGTGCCCCTTAGCAGTGCCCCACGTCCCGGGGGGGCCAtgccgggggctgccccagggagggggctgcaggtgTCTGAACTGCATGGACACAGGGCCATGGCTGACCTTGCCCCCCCAAATTGGGGCAGCGGCCCCCATCTAtggcacccatgggaccccctgcccaccccatgctgtgggtgggaagggaaggagggggatgCAGCAGAGAGCATTGCATGCCCTGCTGCCATACCCCCTGAGCAGGTCCCAGAGGGGGTCAGGGGGGTGGGCATGGGTGCGTGGACCCCAGTCCTAGCCTTGCACACTCCAAGGTGTTGGGTGCTTGTGAACACCGTCCAGCACGTGTGGCCATTGCTGGTTGGGGGCCGCAGCACCGGAGCGTGGCAGCGGGGTGGGCACCGCGGGCGGTGGGTTGGGTTGGCACCTTTCCTGATGCTGGCTGGGGGAAGCCTGGTGAGGGGCACCCAGGTCTGAGCCCAGCTGTGGGGCTCACAGGGTCCCTGGGATCTCCCTAGGGCACGTGGGGTCCCTGAGGTCTCCTTGAGGCACACAGAGACCCTGGGGTCTCCGATGGGCTGAGGCCATCTGCTGCCCCATGCTGAGCAGGAGCTGATCCccctcctggggctgggggtaaTTGGGTTCAAATACAGCACTAACGAGGTATGAAAATGTTATCACCTGTAGAATAAACAGAGAGGCAGGGATATAGGTGCCCCTGGACAGGCACCTTGGCTGCAGCCTGCAAACAGGTCCTGTGTCCATAAGCAGCACCCACATCCCCCTTGGGAAGGGGCGCAGGCAGGCGGGGGACCCTTGAGGACGTGGTGTTGCAGCTGTGCCGCGGAGCAGCTCAGCGCATGCGGAGATCCCACCGGCTGCCGCCGGGACCTGGGTGCTGCCCCATGGCACCCGTGGCTGGGTCCCCCCCCACCGTGCCCTCCCGCCTGGCACtgaggcagctgctggcagcattGGGGAAGGACCAACGCGGTGGCTCGATGTCCCCAAGTGATGGCTGGCAGGGTGGGTGGGCAGGACAGGGTGGATGCCGGGGACGGGAGGGGACAGGCAGCACGGGGGAACTGGCACCGAGCACGGTGCTCTGTGCGTGTGCAAGAGCACACGCGCTTCTGCACAAGCTTGTCTCAATGCACGCACGTGTATGTGGGTGTGCATGCAGgcacacacacgtgtgcacGGGCACGCACGACCCCGTGGGGACCCTGCCCACACGTGCACGTGGGGCGCGGGAGCGTGCGAGAGCACGCCGCAAGCGTGCACAGGCCTGAAAGCATGGGTGAGCGTGCATGCACACACGGTGTGCGCACACACAGGCAGTGCACACGCACTCTGTGCAGGCAAGTGTGCTCGCACCCGCGGGTGAGCAGCGGCCGATGCAGCCTTTGTGCCAGGCTTGGGGCTTCGGCTCCCTGTGCCCGCCGGCGGCcgcagtgcaggcagggctcaGCCCAGCAGCGTGGGCTCCCCGGGCTGGGGTTGGTCCCTGTGAGTGGGAGGCGGCGGGCTGCGAGCACGGTCTGGTGATGGACACAACACTCGTGGCTGTCTACCAGCCTCCCCACCCACTGTCCCTGTGTGGGCTGGCGTGTGGGgtccccggggacccccccaatGGGGCCCTGGGCCTGGCGGGCTCCGGGCAGCTCCTGGGGGTCTGCGGGTGccaaggaggggagagagagacacagGGTGCTGCGGGGAGCGGGACCGatcctggggaggagagagcagtGTCCCCACTGTGGGGACCCTCCTCTGTGGGGGccgtgtgggagaaggggggagCCGGGGATTGAGGCAAAAAATCCTCCCCCACAAGCAGGGGGGTGCTGATGCACAGTTAAATATGGCTTTTAAGGGCAACAGCTATATTTAGAGGGGTGCTATTTAGAGGGGTGCTGCC includes these proteins:
- the LOC138689926 gene encoding spidroin-2-like, which encodes MVSKRTKNSWAAYKPRGSPGPAAAEQRRGEAGGTSCLPLPQPHRRPRGVSVAPPGGYVRVLPRPPAPVPLPRALTRLRLAHRGGTGRGAAAPCPRARPPRPSSCSAGASPRRCGGLAAVGGNRPSSGVRRRSAGRDSLRSLLPPYLTARADLTADGKRGNRQPQPAPCRSRTAGPRRVTLAARQRRFKGPRQRPPLPCRSREPAETQTAILGDGEQGPRQPPVPVAGDTFTAVPPSCPNVILRAASPGAVTPTGFGRGPSCVPTAKGGGDARGTPSKRLSRDKCCSPSGGSSPAIASNRWLRRNHRRGQSVDLIPRNYNLRAKYLATLLGGARGGQGSSRLPGHTCSSSCPRCSRLGTAAGSRGGFEGTRRRRVPSAPKNRCGVEGGPQLGGHAGSRGNAWAAASPAGDQHGHQHPAFPREVAGAACHEKRLPLGSFELTQHERPVQARELPGAAAGYDNILSPLAPRGRRLRGICSGLVRVSPSGRARGSPPAQPGRMRAPTVTAGSCHRALAGIGPGPRAALQPPGAALKDTAAPRGPGRAGPRRPPPPPAERGRAGPGRERRSGAGGAAARRARPGGWRPGRCHVFLLGVAPPGPARPGPARLGPAAAPAAATPPGRDADKRTDGHKRTHIGAGVSAGGGGGAGRPPGSAGRTQPSRTEPNGAERCRTEPSPPEPRRRGRLGAAGEGGGEESAGVGGCPPRPGGPRGPRRVRAAAGPLPGPVRARRAVPSRAEPPPPLRCPARPPPAAPPPPLQHRSAPPAARPPRGPSARRAAPSAVQSGPGTGRDETAAGAASGSGCAGGGVCVCVTGMGQARAVPCRAKPERAEPSVVKGCVPRRAKLGWPGPSRAKPGWVTQCQAEPSQAGSSQRWPRGTVPGQAKACQPTLDQAKPSQTELCHVVLG